The genomic window TTGGAGAGCAGATAACCAAGAGTTTTAATGATAAATACAAACCTATTTTATGATTATGGAAACAGTAATAGTTGTATGTCTGTTCATTGTTATTACGCTATTGGTGGAGGATAAGATTGTTATCAGGAAAAAGAAGGAGCAAAACCCAACCCAGAAAAAATCTAATCCGAATCTACCAGATATTATGGGGCAGCCCAAACCAATGAGAAGTCTTTCACTGCCAAAGAGTGCCACTGAAAGCCCAAATAAAAAGCATGAACAGAAAACAGATAATTTTGATATTGAAATCGACGACGAAAATATTGATATACAAATTCCGCAGGAAGGACTTGATGAAGTTTTTGGAAATGTACCTGATTTTGAGGAAGAGGAAGAAGAATGGAACAGGTATGGAATATCCAATGGGGATAACGGTTTTGCCCAAGGGATTACCTTTGAAGAACTAAGCTCCGTGGGGATGCTGCTGCAAAAAGATAAATTGGAGTCCTCTCAAAAGGAAACAGCGGTTGCAATTGTTCAAAAAATACAAGGAACCGAATTATTCAGCCTATTGGAAAATTCCATGGAAAGTGCGTCCCGTAAAATAGCCGAGCTGTTGAACAGGAGTCTTTCTTTTGAAACGGATGCTGGTTCTTCCACTTTGCGGAAAAATGATTTGGAGAATTTTGATATTGGGGAGTTTGTGTGAGCAAGCTCCCTTTTTTATTTTTATGTATTTAATTGCGTAATGGGTTGAAATCACACCCTAATTGCAAATGAGTACTTAATTTGGTAGCAAAATAATTAACTAAAATCTTGTTTTTGACGATATAAAAATATAAGTTTGTCTTTGCGTAAGGGGTTGAAATCACACCCTTATCGCAATTATAAACTAAATTATGGCAGAGCAATATAAATATTTAGAATCGTTTATCGACGAACAGAGGGCAAATGGTAAGTATAGTTTTACTACCGAAGGTCTGCATAGTCTGTTAGATGTTTCTGAAAATGCTTTGAAGAAAACGCTGCAAAGACTTAAAAACCAAGAAGCGGTTGTAATGGTACGCAAAGGCTTTTGTGTAATTGTACCACCAGAATATAGAACCAAAGGGATTATTCCAACTAGTTTTTATGTAAATGATTTGATGAAGTTTCTCAATCGGGATTATTATGTATGTCTGTTAAATGCAGCCGCCTATCATGGAGCTGCTCATCAGCAACCTCAAAATTATGCAATCATTACTGAAGGGATTGCTTTGAGATCGATTAAAAATGATAAGGTTGAAATTAACTTTCATATCAAAAAGTCTTGGAATAAAAAGGATGTTGTAAAGAAGAAAGTGGATACCGGATATATTACTATCTCTTCTCCTGAATTAACTGCTTTGGATTTGGTTCACTATTTCATTGAAGTGGGAGGGTTTAACCGAGTAGCTACTGTTTTGGAAGAATTGAGAGAAGTGATGCAAGCAGATCAATTGGTAGAAACCGCAAAACAGTATGGCGATATAGCAGTAGTGCAACGTTTGGGGTATTTATTGGAATGTGTTTTAGAAGAACATACATTAAGTAATGCCTTATACAATTATCTCGAATCAATAGGATTTTATCCAACTTTATTGCGTCCTCAAAAAAAGAAACCTGAAAATTGGATAACTGGCAACAAATGGAAAATTGTGCCTAATATAGAAATAGAAGCAGATATATGATACCACAGTCGTACATAACAGCTTGGCGAAAACAAGCTCCCTGGCAGGAAAATTATCAGGTAGAACAAGATTTAATTATACAACGAGCTTTGATAGCTTTATTCAGTAATGAATTTATTAGAGAACGATTGGCTTTTCGTGGAGGAACGGCATTACATAAACTATTTTTAGCACCGGCTGCAAGATATTCGGAAGATATTGATTTGGTCCAGATAAAAGCAGAGCCTTTCGGGACAATTATTGATAATATTCGGGAACAGCTTTCCTTTTTAGGCAAACCTCGTATTAAGCAAAAAGAACACAATAATACTATTGTGTACACCATTCAGTCCGAAGATGATGTGCCTATAAAACTAAAAATCGAAGTCAATACCCGGGAACATTTTTCGGTGTATGGCTTACAAGATATTCCTGTAAAGTTGGATTCCGAATGGGATAATGGTGAGGCATTAGTTCCTACTTATGGACTGGATGAATTATTAGCCACCAAACTCCGAGCTTTATACCAGCGAAAGAAAGGACGTGATCTGTTTGATTTGTGGTATGCTTTAAATAATGCAGATGTCAATGTAGAAAAGCTTATCGAAGCATTCAAACACTATATGGCAGAAGAAGGAAATCATGTTACGCAAAAAGAGTTTCTCGAAAACATGGACAAGAAAATTGAAGATCCTGATTTTAGAGGTGATATGAATGGATTGCTCCGAAGCGGTATTGAATATGAGGTAAACGAAGCATACGAATATGTAAAAACAAATCTTTTGGAAAAGATTTAAAATATATAGAATAACAAAACTATTATTGTAAATAGTTAAAAAATAAAATATAAGGAATTGAATTATTCACCTACTAGAATATAAATTATTTTGTGTCTTTCTTTTGAAATAAATATCAGATTAATTGGTTAATAAATATCATTCAGGGGGTTATTCTCATTGTAATCGTCATGACGCAGGTTAAAACGAATATCAAGAAATTCTTTGATAGCTGTAAAATTCGGTGTCATTAATTTAGTTTCCAACCCATAGGTATTAAGAGCTGATGGCAAACTAAAATTAAACTGGTCTGTAAATTCTTTTGACTTAAAGGCTTCTAATGGAAATTCTACATAGCAATCCTTCTCATCCATATTCATATATTTATAAAATGTTTTTTGAAAATGTTCAATCTGTTTTTCTTCGGTGTTGAATTTCTTTTTTTCAAAACGTCTTACTTTGTAATTAATCATAAAATTTTGCATATTCATCAATATCTGCCAATCTTTATGACCTTCACTCCTTAAATCATTAAGCCATATTGGAAAACAAGGAAGTTTTTTTAGTTCTGCCAATGTAAGATAAGTACATTTTTGCATATTATTAAAGCGGTTTTCAATGGCTTCGAGACTAAACTTTTTATTATATTTTTGGCTTAATGAGTTATCCCAAACCACTACTTTGTTTTCTCTCGGGAAATTCAGATTAAAATTCTCTTTTTCAAAAGAAGAAGCTTGAAACACTTCAAAATCTTCTTTAAGATAAATATCTCTGTGTATTTTTTGATAGAGGTTAATTGCTATTTGTTTGGTATCAAGTTTTGCTTCTTTGAAGAATTTCCAAAATAATAGATCAAACTCATCTGATTTCAAAAGGCTAATATTATCCAGCATAAGTCTTAAAGAAACCATATTGAATGCAGAATGTTGGTTAATCTTTTCGGTATTAACTACATTAGAAAAGCATATGTAGACTTTCCATTTTATAACTTCATTAGAAGGGAGTTGTTCAGGAGCAACGTATTTATTACTTAAAGTTAACTCAATATCAATTTTTGATTTAAGCAAATGAAAATCAACATCCGATAGTGCAATTTCTGCCAAAACAACTTGTATGGACGAGATGTATTCTTCAGCTATGGATCGTACTTCATGTGTATTATCAAAGCTGATGCACCACAAGCTGCCTAAAGCATAAAAATTAATTATTCTTGTCTTTCCAAAATCGTTGAAAGGAAAGTCATTAATCTGATTTTCAATCGACTTATTATACTTTTCGTCAGATTGTAATTCATCGTTCAATTTCGCTAAGATTGGTACAACAATTTGGCTTCCAATATAATCTAGAAAGACAATGTAATTTTCATTTAAATACTTGAACTGATTGGAACTTCTTCGCATTACATACAGCATGAATGCTATGTTTAAAGTAGCTTTTTGTTCTTCTTCGGCATCAGATTTATCAAAATTGGCATTTAATTTTAATCCAATATATCTCCCGTATAGACTTAATGAATTAAACCAAGAACCCTGTAAGTAATCTGCATAAGCAAGCAAAGAAAGACTATTTTCAACTCTTTTGATAAGCTCTTTATTAGTGCTCATGCGAAAAGCTGCTAAAGCGTAGTTTTTAGCAGCAAAGTGCATTCCTATGGAATTGTAGAGTTGGGCAATATTTAATAAAGCCAAGACAAAACCTTCAATAGTATCTTCTTGTAAATAGTTATCCTTGGCACTATGGAAATATTCTAGTGCTTTTAGTAGATTTTTTGGAATGTTTGTTTTTAGATAGTTATACCCTCTTTTTACCTGTGATTGTGCAAGTTTTACTTTACCTTCTCTTTTTTCTACTAGAGGAAATAGATTTTCTGAAAAATCTTCCAATGCAGATATGATTCCCATTTTATCTGTAGGATCTACATTGAGATGCATTTTAATATACTTTTCTATCCTATCACCAAATTGAGATAGTTTGAAAAGAGGAGCTTTTTCAACCAAAGCTAAAATCTCATCAAAATATTCAATAAATTCGAGATTACTTTTATTTCTGAGTCTGTTTATACCTAATAAGAAATTACCTTGCAGTTCAAGTAAATTGCATTTTTCACTGATGTCCTTTTCTATCAATAATTTTTGATTAATTTTTCTATAAAGTTGTATGAACCATTTTCTTAATTCACCTTCTTCAATTGATGCTTTTCCATTTTTGGATGCAACAAATACTACATTGATAATATTATGTGCATTTTCTATATCTTTCGCATCCTTAAAAGCTACAAAATCACTGAAATAATAACGAATGTCTTCTTCAAATCCAAATAAGTTTCCTTCAGGCCGTTCACGAATAGCCAGATTTTCATAATCAACTTCATAAAACTCATTATTAAGGAATACTATTTCGTAAACAGCTTTTTTTCTAAATAGTGAATCTACTTTTAAGTTTTTGGCGTAATAAATAAGAAAAGGATTCCAAAGGATTTTATGTGTGTGTAAATATTTTTTTCTTCGACAATAATTTACTAGGTCTAAAATTTCATAAAACTCTCCAATTCTAAATTCAGATAGAGGTTCGATTTTTTTATAGTAGTCGTATCTACTTGAATACCATTTATCATCTTCATTGCCAATCGAAAATAATCTTTGTTCTAATTGATCATAAGTTAGCTTTCGTTCTTCTCCTAGTTTTTCGTTTATTACCATAAAAACAGTGTCGAGTAGTACACCGAAAACTTGTATCGAATTATTGTCCGCCAAGTTATGTGGTAATTTTTGTATCAATAGCTCTATATTGGCTCTTGTTGTAGTAAATTCATCATCTGGCGAAGTTCCTATGAATTTCCATTTTATCATTTTAGTAAATTCTTGCCAGAACGATTTATCTAATTCATCGTACACTTTAACCGCTTCTTGAAGTTCATCATTATCTTTTAATGCTTTTTTTTGCTCTTCAATATACTCTGTTACTATTTCTTTTACTTTCTGGGCATACTTTTTAAGTTTTTCTTCATCTAACTGGTTTTGGTATTCAAACCACTCTTTTAGCATATCAGCATCGTTATTTAAATACTTCTGTGCAATATTTGTGTTAGTTTCAAAAACATATTCTTTCGAGAAATCATTGTAATTTGATTTTACATGAAGTGTGAAAAAATGAGAAATACACTTTTTCACTTCTTCGCTTGAAAATGAAAAGTTGCTGGAGTATAGTTTTATTTGGCGAAAAGTAAGTTTTTGAGATAACAAATCCTTTTGAAAAATGTCTTCTTCAAATTCGCAGTAAATATCTTCTTTAGTATTACTAATAAAATTACTAATCCAAGTTTCAAGAGTCTTTAATGTCTGATAATTATATCCCCGTTGAGCAGCAAATGCATCGGTGTTTTTTGAAAATAAAAAGAGTTTGTTTAGTTCCATTTAATAATTACATTTTTTATTACTCAATTGATATGTTTTTTTTGCAATGATCCACTATTAATAATTATATGTAATTATTTTCTAACTACGTTTTGCAGTTTACTAAGATATGGATTAATTTTTTTATGGTCTTTCGCTTCCAAACAATTCCACAGACTTCCATTTCATTATAACTTCTCATTTTCCGTGACATATTTGTCCTCAAATCCTGCAAAGTGCAGGAAAACAGAACAAATTAATTTATTCAAATCATGAAAAATCAAAGAAAAAAAGTTTTGCAGTCAGCAGTAATTATGCTGTCAGCTTTTGGTGCATTTGCACAAGGAAATGGTACAGCAGGAATCACTGAGGCTACCCAAATGGTAACCTCTTATTTTGATCCTGCCACACAGCTCATATACGCTATCGGAGCGGTAGTCGGTCTCATTGGAGGTGTCAAGGTGTACAATAAATTCAGTAGCGGCGATCAAGATACCAGCAAGACAGCGGCGAGTTGGTTTGGTGCTTGCATCTTCCTCATCGTGGCTGCCACTGTTTTACGTTCCTTCTTCCTTTAGTTTCTTTCCTTATGAGTACTTACAATATCAACAAGGGCATTGGAAGAACGGTGGAGTTCAAGGGGTTGAAAGCACAATACCTTTTCATTTTCGCTGGCGGACTGCTTGGCATTCTCATTCTAGTCATGGTATTGTACATGGTCGGCATTAATTCTTATGTGTGTCTGATTATTGGCATTGGTGGAGGATCACTCCTCACATGGCAGACCTTCTCCTTAAACAAAAAGCATGGAGAACACGGATTGATGAAAGTGGGTGCACGCAAAAGACATCCCCGTTACATCATTTGTCGTAAAACAGTTCAACGCTATTTCAAATTGACCTCTAAATCCTTCAACCGATGAAAAATACATCAAAAACGAATACACTTGAAAGCAAGTTTCCGTTGTTGGCAGTGGAAAATCACTGCATCATTTCAAAGGATGCCGACATAACAGCATGTTTTCGGGTGCAGCTTCCCGAATTATTCACTGTGGCTTCCGTAGAGTATGAAGCCATTCATTCGGCATGGCACAAAGCCATCAAGACATTGCCTGATTATACGGTGGTTCACAAACAGGATTGGTACATCAAAGAAAATTATGCGCCTGACATCGCTGGCGAAGATCACAGTTTTTTGGCAAAGTCCCATCAGCAACATTTCAACGAGCGTCCGTTCTTGAATCACCATTGCTACTTGTTTCTGACTAAAACCACCAAAGAGCGAATGCAAACGCAAAGTAATTTCTCTTCGCTTTGCAAAGGAGTACTCATTCCGAAAGAAATAAGGGATAAAGAAATCATCCATCGTTTCATGGAAAGCGCGGCACAATTTGAAAGAATTGTAAATGACGGCGACTTTGTAAAACTGGAGCGTCTAACGGAAGAGGACATCATTGGTGCAGAGGACAGGCAAGGATTATTGGAACAATATCTAACACTGTCAAAAGAAGCGGGAACTTCAATGCAAGACATTGCTCTGGGTGCCGAGGAAGTTCGCATTGGCAATAAAAGGCTTTGCCTGCATACCTTGTCAGATACAGATGATTTACCCAGTACAGTTTCAGCAGATACTCGTTATGAAAAATTGTCCACAGACAGAAGTGATTGTCTGTTATCTTTTGCCGCACCAGTAGGATTGCTGTTAAGCTGCAATCATATCTACAACCAATATTTGTTTCTGGACAACAGTGAAGACAACCTACGCAAGTTTGAAAAATCGGCAAGAAACATGCACTCGTTGGCGCGTTACAGTAGGGAAAACCAAATCAACAAGGAATGGATTGAACGCTATCTCAATGAAGCCCATTCGTTCGGGCTTTCTTCCATTCGGGCACATTTTAACGTGATGGCATGGTCTGATGATCCCGTTGAACTGAAACAGATAAAGAATGATGCCGGCAGTGCTTTGGCACTCATGGAATGCAAACCAAGACACAACACCACTGATGCAGCCACGCTTTATTGGGCAGGAATGCCAGGGAATGCAGGGGATTTCCCGAATGAGGAAAGTTTTTACACCTTCATTGAACCGGCTTTGTGTTTCTTCACGGAAGAAACGAACTACCAAAGTTCCCTCTCCCCTTTCGGAATCAAGATGGCTGACAGGCTTACGGGAAAACCCATTAACCTTGACATTTCCGATTTGCCGATGAAGCGTGGCATCATTACCAACAGGAACAAGTTCATATTGGGGCCTTCCGGTTCGGGAAAATCATTCTTTACCAATCACATGGTAAGACAGTATTACGAACAAGGGGCTCATGTGTTGCTGGTGGACACAGGAAACTCTTATCAGGGATTGTGCGAACTCATTAAAGGAAAAACCAAAGGAGAAGACGGTGTTTATTTTACCTACACCGAAGAAAATCCGATCGCCTTCAACCCTTTCTACACTGATGACGGCGTATTCGACATCGAGAAAAGGGAAAGCATCAAAACATTGATTTTGACCTTGTGGAAAAGAGATGATGAACCTCCTACCCGTTCCGAAGAAGTGGCCTTGTCCAATGCCGTGAGTGGCTACATCGAAAGCATCAAACAGCTTGACGATCATCCCTCCTTCAATGGTTTTTATGACTATGTGCAAGGCGATTACAAAAAGCTGCTGAAAGAAAAGCAGGTACGAGAAAAAGACTTTGACCTTGCCAACTTCCTCAATGTATTGGAACCTTATTACAAAGGAGGGGAATACGATTATTTGCTGAACTCGGACAAGCAACTTGACTTGCTTTCCAAACGATTCATTGTGTTTGAAATTGATGCCATCAAGGATCACAAAATTTTATTTCCCATCGTGACCATCATCATCATGGAAGTATTCATCAACAAGATGCGCAGACTCAAAGGAATTCGCAAACTGATTCTGATAGAAGAAGCTTGGAAAGCCATTGCAAAGGAAGGAATGGCAGAGTACATCAAGTATCTATTCAAAACAGTCCGGAAATTCTTTGGTGAAGCCATTGTAGTAACCCAGGAAGTAGATGACATCATTCAATCTCCCATTGTAAAAGAAAGCATCATCAACAACTCCGATTGCAAAATACTACTGGATCAGCGGAAGTACATGAACAAATTTGATGACATACAAGCGATGCTGGGATTAACCGACAAGGAAAAGGCACAGATACTTTCCATCAACTTGAACAACGATCCCAAAAGATTGTACAAGGAAGTTTGGATTGGTTTGGGTGGAACACAGTCGGCAGTATATGCCACAGAAGTGAGCTTCGAAGAATATTTAGCCTACACCACCGAAGAAACCGAAAAGATGGAAGTCATGCGTCTTGCCGGGGAATTGGATGGCAATGTGGAGCTTGCCATCAAACGAATGGCAGTTCAGAAAAAAGAAAACAAATAACAATCATTTAAAAATTTAAGAACCATGAAAAAAATAATGACAATGGTGTGTACAGCAATGCTATTTGCTGTCACACCAACAATGAAAGCCCAGTGGGTGGTAACAGATCCTTCCAATTTAGCACAAGGAATTGTCAACACCGCCAGACAAATAGTGCAGACTTCTACCACGGCCACGAACATGATCAACAACTTTAAAGAAGTTCAAAAAGTCTATAATCAAGGAAAAGAGTATTATGACAAACTAAAAGCGGTCAATAATTTAGTGAAAGATGCCCGGAAAGTACAGCAGACCGTTTTGCTTGTTGGAGATGCTTCCGAAATTTATGTAAAGAATTTTGGCAAGATGATAAACGATCCCAACTTTTCACCCCAAGAATTAACGGCGATTGCCAATGGCTACTCCATTTTGCTGAATGAAAGTGTTGAACTTCTAAAAGAGTTAAAGCAAATCGTAAACGCTTCCACCCTATCCATGAATGACAACGAACGGCTGGAAATCATTGACCGAGTGCATAAAGAAGTAAAAGAATACCACAACCTCATTCGGTACTTCACCAACAAGAACATCTCCGTTAGTTACTTGAGAGCCAAAAAGAACAACAATAGTAGTAGAGTACTGGAACTCTATGGAGATGCCAATCAAAAATACTGGTAAACATGGAGTTCAACAACCTACATCAAGTATTACGTTCCCTTTACGACGAGATGCTACCCTTGTCAGCTGAGATGGCAGGAGTGGCAAAAGGTCTAGCTGGCTTGGGTGCGTTATTTTATGTCGCATTACGAGTATGGCAAGCACTTGGCAGTGCAGAACCCATTGATGTGTTTCCGCTACTTAGACCTTTTGCTTTGGGACTTTGCATTATGTTTTTTCCAACCATGGTGCTAGGTACACTCAATGCGGTATTGAGTCCCATTGTAATGGGGACACATAGCATGTTGGAAAACCAAGTCCTAGATTTGAATGTGCTACAACAGCAGAAAGACCAACTGGAGCGAGAGGCCATGCTTCGCAATCCCGAAAATGCTTATTTGGTTTCTGATGAAGAGTTTGACAAGAAATTGGATGAAATGGGTTGGACTCCATCAGATTTGGTAACGATGTCAGGAATGTACATCGAAAGAGAAATGTATGAGGTACAAAAAGCCATTCGGGATGGTTTTCGAGAGTTTTTGGAAATACTGTTTCAGGCTGCCGCCTTGGTGATTGATACCCTACGCACTTTCTTTTTGATTGTGCTATCGATATTGGGACCAATCGCTTTCGCCATATCCATTTGGGATGGTTTTCAATCCACGCTTACGCAATGGTTTACCCGATACATTAGTGTGTATCTCTGGTTGCCTGTTTCAGATCTTTTTAGTGCGATGTTGTCCAAGATACAATCGTTAATACTCCAGAAAGACATCGAAAGTTTATCGGATCCTAATTTCATTCCTGATTCCTCCAATACGGTGTACATCATCTTTATGATTATGGGCATCATTGGGTATTTCACCATTCCCACGGTGACCAGTTGGATTATTCAGGCTGGTGGGGCAGGTAATTTTATTCGCAATGTAAATCAGGCCACAGCCAAAACAGGAAACATTGTGGGAGCTGGTACGGGAGCAGTCGTAGGTAACATTGGAGGAAGACTAATGAAATAACACTTAATAAATAGCAGTAAAATGGAATTTAAAACATTAAGAAACATCGAAAATAGTTTCCAACAAATCAGGTTGTATGCCATTGTATTTGCAATGCTATGTCTAGTAGTGACGGGATACACCACATGGCAATCGTACCATTTTGCAGAGCAACAACGCCAAAAAGTATATGTCCTTGACAATGGCAAATCTTTAATGCTGGCTCTTGCACAAGATGCTTCCATCAACCGTCCTGTTGAAGCCCGGGAACACATACGACGTTTCCACGAACTTTTCTTTACGCTGGCACCAGACAAAGATGCCATAGAAAACAATATGAAAAGGGCGTTCAACCTCGCAGACAAGAGTGCCTTTGATTACTACAAAGACCTTTCTGAAAAAGGATATTATAACCGTATCATATCGGGTAACATACAACAACGACTTGAAATTGATAGTATGGCGTGCGACTTTGAGACCTATCCTTATACTGTGAAAACGTATGCCAAGCAGTTCATCATTCGCTCTAGTAATGTAACCAAACGTAATCTAATTACCTCTTGTTACCTCGTCAATTCTGTTCGTTCCGATAATAATCCACAGGGTTTTAATGTCGAAAAGTTTGTCGTCATAGAAAACAGGGATATAGAAGTCATTGAACGTTAAAACTACTCCAATGAAAAAACTGCAAGCAAAGATGGACCGTTTGTTAAACAAGTTTGATGGAAGTTGGAAAGCACTTCCTTTAAAAGTACAGTACAAATACCTCCTAATTTTTTTCTTGGGCTATGCACTACTAACCATGGGAATGATTCTAAAAGTCGTGCATGATGCAAGAAAATCTAATCAAGGAATAATCATCGAACACATTGAAAACCCTGTCATTAAAAAGAACGAATCCGATACATCGTTGTGGGATTCCTTATTAATGATTAAAAAAACAAGACAAATGAAAGAAACTGAAAACAAAAAGAGTGTCGTCTTTGTTACGGACGGCAACTCAAATGAAACTGCAGATGTAGTTCTGGAAAGTAAATTAAACCAAGTCGAGAAGCTTAAAAAATCCATCATATACGCATTGATGGGATTTGTATTCCTAGGCTGTATGTATCTCATATTTAAACCTTCCGAAGATATAAAAAAGATCGAAAACATAGGACTAAACGATGCCATTCCACAAGCTACCGATGCTGGATTGGAGGCTAACAAACAAAAAGCGTATGAACAAGAAATGTTGGAACAAAAGTATCAGGAAAAACAAAATGCCCTGACATCATTGTCCGACTATTGGAATGAAGACAACCCCAGGGAAACCGTCGGAGCGGATGCTGAAATTACGGATGAAGATGCTCGAAAACCAGTAAAGAGCACTAATCCAGCATTGAACAGCTATCGAAATGCACAAAGCACCGTAGGCTCTTTTTATCACAATGATCCTTCGGAGACACAGCAATTACGCAAACAACTGGATGAGCTAAAAAAGGAATTAAACCACAAGGACAGTGAACCCATTAATCCTGTGGAAGCTCAATTGGAATTAATGGAAAAATCGTACAAGATGGCTGCCAAATATCTTCCGATGAATGCTAGCTCAATGGAACAGTCACTACCACAATCCGTTTCTAGTTCTTCTTCTCCAAAAGAAAAATTTGTTGCGCTTGCTCCTAGCCAGAAAAATTCCGTTTCATCTTTAGGCAGAGCATCCACCGAGAGTGCCTTTTTGGTCAATTGGAGTAAAAATAGTCCCCCTGATATTGATGCTGCGGGGCAAACCAAACAAGCAGTGCAAACCAGAAACAGTGTTCGTGCCATCATACAAGAAACTCAGGTAATAACTGCGGAAAGCAGTGTTCGTATCCGTTTGTTGGAGCCAGCCAAAACAGCAAATCTTTTGATTCCACAAGGAACCCTACTGACGGCAAACGCCAAATTTCAAGAAGGACGCTTACAATTGAAAATTAGTTCGTTAGCAATAAACGGCACCATTTTGCCAGTTGACATTACGGTATTTGGATTGGATGGACAACAAGGTCTAGTTGTTCCCTACTCGCCCGAAAGGAGTGCTCTTACTGAAATGGCAGCCAACATGGGGCAAGCTTCTGGCAGTAGCATCATGATGACCAATTCTGCTGGACAACAAGTGGCTGGCGATCTGAGCCGAGGTCTTGTGCAGGGTGTTTCAGGATACTTTTCAAAAAAAATAAAAACTCCCAAAATAACATTGAAAGCGGGCTACCAGATGTTCCTTGTTTCAAAAAACTAAACATTCCATTCTGTAAAAATTTAAAAAACAAAATATGAAAACACTAATTAAACACGGCATCGCATTGATTTTCCTGTTAGGAATCCATGCAGAATCTCAAGCGCAAAATACCGTTTCCAATGTTACGACACTGAACTTGGAAAAAATACCATCTTATCAAATTGAAGTCACCTACAATAAAACTTCGCATCTGATATTTCCTGCTCCCATCCGCTACGTGGATTTGGGAAGTGAATTTCTAATTGCGGACAAGGCAAAAGAAGTTGACAATGTATTACGCTTAAAAGCCACAGTTCGTGATTTTGCAGAGGAAACCAATTTTTCCGTGATAACGGAAGATGGACGGTTTTATAATTTTAACGCATGCTACAATTCATTTCCTGATAAAATGAATTACAACCTATTGCAATTAAAGAAAAATACAAGTGGAGCGGATGTAAATGAAGTTTTTTTTGAAGAGTTGGGAAGCAACTCCCCTTCTATAGTCAATACCATATTG from Flavobacterium eburneipallidum includes these protein-coding regions:
- a CDS encoding conjugal transfer protein TraD, with the protein product METVIVVCLFIVITLLVEDKIVIRKKKEQNPTQKKSNPNLPDIMGQPKPMRSLSLPKSATESPNKKHEQKTDNFDIEIDDENIDIQIPQEGLDEVFGNVPDFEEEEEEWNRYGISNGDNGFAQGITFEELSSVGMLLQKDKLESSQKETAVAIVQKIQGTELFSLLENSMESASRKIAELLNRSLSFETDAGSSTLRKNDLENFDIGEFV
- a CDS encoding type IV toxin-antitoxin system AbiEi family antitoxin domain-containing protein, whose protein sequence is MAEQYKYLESFIDEQRANGKYSFTTEGLHSLLDVSENALKKTLQRLKNQEAVVMVRKGFCVIVPPEYRTKGIIPTSFYVNDLMKFLNRDYYVCLLNAAAYHGAAHQQPQNYAIITEGIALRSIKNDKVEINFHIKKSWNKKDVVKKKVDTGYITISSPELTALDLVHYFIEVGGFNRVATVLEELREVMQADQLVETAKQYGDIAVVQRLGYLLECVLEEHTLSNALYNYLESIGFYPTLLRPQKKKPENWITGNKWKIVPNIEIEADI
- a CDS encoding nucleotidyl transferase AbiEii/AbiGii toxin family protein translates to MIPQSYITAWRKQAPWQENYQVEQDLIIQRALIALFSNEFIRERLAFRGGTALHKLFLAPAARYSEDIDLVQIKAEPFGTIIDNIREQLSFLGKPRIKQKEHNNTIVYTIQSEDDVPIKLKIEVNTREHFSVYGLQDIPVKLDSEWDNGEALVPTYGLDELLATKLRALYQRKKGRDLFDLWYALNNADVNVEKLIEAFKHYMAEEGNHVTQKEFLENMDKKIEDPDFRGDMNGLLRSGIEYEVNEAYEYVKTNLLEKI
- a CDS encoding dsDNA nuclease domain-containing protein, encoding MELNKLFLFSKNTDAFAAQRGYNYQTLKTLETWISNFISNTKEDIYCEFEEDIFQKDLLSQKLTFRQIKLYSSNFSFSSEEVKKCISHFFTLHVKSNYNDFSKEYVFETNTNIAQKYLNNDADMLKEWFEYQNQLDEEKLKKYAQKVKEIVTEYIEEQKKALKDNDELQEAVKVYDELDKSFWQEFTKMIKWKFIGTSPDDEFTTTRANIELLIQKLPHNLADNNSIQVFGVLLDTVFMVINEKLGEERKLTYDQLEQRLFSIGNEDDKWYSSRYDYYKKIEPLSEFRIGEFYEILDLVNYCRRKKYLHTHKILWNPFLIYYAKNLKVDSLFRKKAVYEIVFLNNEFYEVDYENLAIRERPEGNLFGFEEDIRYYFSDFVAFKDAKDIENAHNIINVVFVASKNGKASIEEGELRKWFIQLYRKINQKLLIEKDISEKCNLLELQGNFLLGINRLRNKSNLEFIEYFDEILALVEKAPLFKLSQFGDRIEKYIKMHLNVDPTDKMGIISALEDFSENLFPLVEKREGKVKLAQSQVKRGYNYLKTNIPKNLLKALEYFHSAKDNYLQEDTIEGFVLALLNIAQLYNSIGMHFAAKNYALAAFRMSTNKELIKRVENSLSLLAYADYLQGSWFNSLSLYGRYIGLKLNANFDKSDAEEEQKATLNIAFMLYVMRRSSNQFKYLNENYIVFLDYIGSQIVVPILAKLNDELQSDEKYNKSIENQINDFPFNDFGKTRIINFYALGSLWCISFDNTHEVRSIAEEYISSIQVVLAEIALSDVDFHLLKSKIDIELTLSNKYVAPEQLPSNEVIKWKVYICFSNVVNTEKINQHSAFNMVSLRLMLDNISLLKSDEFDLLFWKFFKEAKLDTKQIAINLYQKIHRDIYLKEDFEVFQASSFEKENFNLNFPRENKVVVWDNSLSQKYNKKFSLEAIENRFNNMQKCTYLTLAELKKLPCFPIWLNDLRSEGHKDWQILMNMQNFMINYKVRRFEKKKFNTEEKQIEHFQKTFYKYMNMDEKDCYVEFPLEAFKSKEFTDQFNFSLPSALNTYGLETKLMTPNFTAIKEFLDIRFNLRHDDYNENNPLNDIY
- a CDS encoding DUF4134 domain-containing protein, whose amino-acid sequence is MKNQRKKVLQSAVIMLSAFGAFAQGNGTAGITEATQMVTSYFDPATQLIYAIGAVVGLIGGVKVYNKFSSGDQDTSKTAASWFGACIFLIVAATVLRSFFL
- a CDS encoding DUF4133 domain-containing protein, giving the protein MSTYNINKGIGRTVEFKGLKAQYLFIFAGGLLGILILVMVLYMVGINSYVCLIIGIGGGSLLTWQTFSLNKKHGEHGLMKVGARKRHPRYIICRKTVQRYFKLTSKSFNR